A region of the Harpia harpyja isolate bHarHar1 chromosome 14, bHarHar1 primary haplotype, whole genome shotgun sequence genome:
CACGGAGCCCTGATCTTGTGCTTCAAAGCCACAGCCCCAAGAAACATCTGCTGAGGGCTCTTGGTCTTCATTCCCCAGCAAGCAAGCGCATCTGGCTCACACACCAGGGCCGTCTGCAGCAGGCTGATGGCTCGCTTCTTCTCCTCCACTTCCAGCTTCAGCCTCATGATGGAGCCTGTGACCTCTGTGGCAACAGCCGATGCCTGCTCCAAGTGAGCCAGCTCCTCTTCCAAGAGGAGACCCtgccacagtgaaaaaaaaattattaaaaaaagtggtGGGGACCACCTGGAACGAGGACAAGGAGACAGGAGATCAGAGACCCTTCCCACTAGGGTCTCGCACCACCTCTCCAATACAGACGGGCTTTCACTTCAGCACTCACCTCCCGCTGCGTGGCGGAGGCGGCCGACCTGGGCCTCTCCTGTTCCGACTTCTCCATCTCATCCAGGAAACTGATGATGCTTTGGAGCTTGGCCTCTGAGAGCAGAGCCCCATCCTCAGGGACCCCCGGGGAGTGGTTCAGCTTCCCAAACTTCTCCAAATTATCAGCAGTCAGGGAATTGGAGCTGGCCTCCTGCTGGGCAGACACAGCCGCGAATGAGCAACCAGGGGAAGGCTCGGGAGAAGAGGTGCTGGCTCTTCCCCATCACTGGAGCCCAGTCCTCCCACTGCACCCCAGTAACTAGCCTTACCCTCTATGCTAACCCCACTCCTGCCACAGCCCTTGCACGGTTTTGCTCCTCCTTGCAGATGCCCAAGCCCTGGCTGCAGCAAACTCCTCCACCGCCTTCTCTGGCAGTGAACCAGCTGTGTTTCTCACCCTCCACCACCCAGCAAGTGCTGGGAGAGGGCAGCCCATCGGAGAACCTGCTCTCACCAGGCAGCCGTCGCTGTCTGAGGGTGGACATGACCAGCCTCAGACCTCTGCTTACCCCGTCTACCCAGGCATATCTGTCCTTCTTGAAGAGCTTCGGTGGGGGCAGCAGTTCTGGCTCTTCCTCCAACAGCCTAAGTGTGTCCAGCAGCTCATTGAGAGTGACCTTGGACTGAGTCCTGCTGACAGCAGTCACCACTGTCTCCACATCCTCGCCACCCGTCTCTCTGGAGCTCACATCCTAGGCGAGAAGACGACGTACCTTGCGGTAAAAGAGCTTGAAGGATCTCCCCAGAAGTCAACGAAGGCTCCAAAGCCGCCCTGGCAGAATAGCTGGTGCCAGGAGCCCCATGAGGCAAAGCCAGACCTACCTGCAGCTTGTCGTCTGCCCCAGGGTCCCGCAAGGGCACAGAGCCAAGGTCTGGGAGGCCACTTTCTTCTGGCTCTGCAGCTACTGAGTGGAAATTGGCCTCTGCAGGAACCAGACTGCTCTCAGGCACTTGCAACAACCAGCCCCTTCGAAGCAGCTCCCCAGAATGAGAACCgcccctccatcctcctccttccccttcatgTCACACACTGCTCCAAAAGCTTGGAGACCTGCAGAAGGGACTCACCAGCATTATTGGCTTTGGCGACGCTGCTGGCTGGACTGACGTTCCTTGTAGAAGCAGGTTTGGCAGGCTTCTTCTTTGCTACCCTTCTGCTCTCCTTCACCCGCGCAAGCTCTTCTTCTGCCAAGCGCTTTGCATCTGAAGCCTTTTGGGCCCTTTTCTGGTGCAGTTCCTGTAGGGACAGACAAGCCGTCAGCGTCCTGCCCAGCACAGGACATGCTTTGACACACGCCTGCACTGTTTTAAGTGCTAGCAAGGGCCTGCGAGACAGCAACAACACACGTGCTTGCTGCTGAAGGGTTAACAAGGACAACTCTAGAGAaagcacaggaacaacagctctacTCTTCACTGCTCTGTGGTGGCCAAGGTCTTGCCAGCTCCACATGTGAACAAGGGCTGCTCCCATGCCCCTGCGCAGTGTCCTTTGCTGCTCCGTAAAGGGCCTCCGAATCCCAAGGGCCAAGCACCGCACAGCACGGCGATGCCGCAATGCCCAGGGGGCTGCCTTAGCCAAGTTTTGGGAAGTCACTTAAGGCACAAGCACGTGTTTGCGAGGCTGTTGCAGCATTTTGCCGTTCTCCAGCTGCTCACTGCTGTGTCTCCCCTGAGCCCCCCTGATGAAACATGATTCCATTTAGGGCAAAGAGAAACtggggttttaaaaaaatcttcagctgtACCGCAAGCCAACATGCAACTCCCCACAGTCTGTGCCAGCCTCCCATCTGTGCCCCAGGAGCACCAGCCCTTTCCTGCTGCAAACAGGGCTGCAAGAACAGGgtgaagacagagaaggaaggaagcTCAGGCCACCCTGGAGGGACCCCGCTCCCAAGGAGGGTCCCTTTCCCAGGGCACTCTTGTCCGAGGAGCTGCAGTTACAGTCTCCTTGTTTCAACACAGTCACCCTTTTCCCAAAAACCAGATCGAAATCAGGACTGTCTTCGCAAGCTCTGAATGAGCTGCCAAGGCTTGGCAGGAGCACAACGGGAAACTGCTCTATGGCACCTCCGTCTCCATAGGGAGCACTCCATTTCCAAGGCTGGCTCTAATTCTGCTTCATGCAAAGCCCCTAGAGACACAGAGGAGAGGCCCTCTCGCTGCCTCACAAGAAGACGCCAACAAACTGGCCTCACCCAGGTCACAACGCCTTTTCCTTGTCCGTACCTGGATAGCAGCATGTCGGGCCAGGCGTGCCTTCTCCTCTCGAATCTTCCGGCGTTCCTCATCCTTCCTCTCATGCAAATCCAGGATATTCCCTTCCtccatctgctgctgcctttccttccagagaggagGGTCAAAAATGTTACTGAGAGCTCTCCAGCGCCCACCACCCACAGCAGAGAAGTGGGAAATGGCACACCGCACCTGAGGTCACCCCATATCCAGGctttccatccccctaatcctccCCTCCATGCAGGTAAAGAGCCCTCAGAAAAGCTCCACTTTAGAGCAGCTTATTTTCTTTAGATACTAAATGCAATTATTAGTCATCTGGGTCTGAAACCACCAAGGAGACAAGGCTTAAAAATAGACTCTCACATGCAAGAGCTACAGTACTTTTTGTTATTGAGATAAATaattaaacacaaagaaacacaaatagCTGCAGATGACTCGTCACTCTCTAATGAGCCAACTTGTTACTGATTCGCTACGATGAGCTGAGACAGGGTATCCCTCCTCTGGCCAGGAGCGTGTCCGAGACAATAAGAATTCTGCAGGATTTGTGCTGTTACTGCCAAGCGTCTGCCTGCTCACAGCTGAAGGGAGCTGGTAGACCGGAGCCATGCAGCGCTGAGCACGGGGGCTCCTGGCCTGAGCCCCCCCACCCTGGAACCAAACCCGGGCTTTCCCCCTCCACAGCCAGCACATCTCTGCGGGGACAggacccttccccagctctctGGACCGCAAGGGGCTGGCTAGATGCAAAGCCAAAGCCCCCTCGTCTCCCACAGCTCAGGTCTCAGTTGGGGGGTCTGGTGACTAAAGGGACTCCAATTCTCCCACCAGCGAGGCAAGCGAGACATGGGTATCAGAAGGGTCTGTGCTACAAGGCAGCGGACAGGACTGACCTCCCTTTTGGAAGCCAGCAAGCGCCCCagagccgccgctgccgccctgTGCCGTTGCGAATGGCGTCGGTACCAGCGCTGGATGGTCACGGCGGCCAGGTTCACCTGCTGGATGAACCTACAGGGAGAGGGAGGGTCACCGCGGCCCCGGGGTCCTCCTCGGCTGCCGGCCGGGCAGCACCAACCCATCCCGCTGCAGCAGAGCGCAGGCTGCTCGCCCATGGCACCGGGACCTGTTCTGTCCCCTCACACCCCAACTCAATGAGGCCTTTTCCCGGGCTGACTTTTGGGGTGGGAGGAACTTGTGCCTTTGATGAAGACAACTCAAAAGCTCAGAGCCAAGTCACAGGGAGGGTAAATCGGCCACTGCAGGTGCCCTAAGAGGGGCCTTTCCCAAATCTGAAGCCCCACAGGACAAGAACAAACCAGTACCAGCTCCCCTGGAGCTCACCCCTCCGCCTGGCACCGTTCTGCCTCTTCCCACCAGCCATCACGCACCGGCCTGCCTCACCTCTCCGCCTCTTCCTCGGTCACCTCCTTCCTCCGAGGCAGGCTACTGTTGTTGTTGCGGGTCATGATGTTGTTGCTGGAGAAATTCTTCTGAGACTtcacaaagctgctgctttcaccGTCCTCGTTTGAGGTCGCTTTGACAACATTGCTAAGGCAGAAGATGCAAGCTACTTGGCACCATCCTGCCCCAACCCGTGCCACATCAGCACAGGAACACAGGGTCAGCACAGCCTCCAAGACGGGACCTCACCACACTTACTTGAGGGAACTGGGTGCCTGGTTGGAGCTTTTGGGTGCGGGGCCCTTCTCAGTGGTGGAGTAGTTGTTGTGCACCATGGTGGTGACACAGTTGCCCATCGCGCCCTTGTTGCTCCTTTTGTGGAGAGAAGACGAGGCGTTAGGGCTTGCTGGATCTGAAGGGGACAGCACACACCAACGACGGGCACTCCCTGCATTGCAACCCTCAACCCAACCGTGACCGTCTGGAGCATCTCCCAAGGCGAGGAGCAGGCGAAGCCTCACAAAGCAACTCACCCGCTCTCTAGAGCTTGCTCCTCAGTAGCTGTTACCTGACGCACAGACAGACACAGCCCAAGCAGACCTAACAGCCTGCTGTTCAGGCTGTTCTACACGCAGCCTTGGCTTAAGTCTCTCCTGGCCCTGAAGGGTTCAAGTTTTACCCGTTCCCTTTCCTAGAGCGAGAGCAGCCCTCCCACACATCCATCAAGCTCCTGCGTGGCTTCCAAACACATCCTGGCCAGCCAGCCTGGCGCACCATCATCAGTCTGCCCTACACTTGACCCCCCGTGCCCTGGCAGCGGCAGAGCACCGGCACCCCCTCCTCTGCCCGAGTGTTTTCTTGGCGTAGTTCCTCCCAACACCAGACCGGCTCCGGTTCAGCACCGCCTCTCCTACCTGTTGTTGGCGGTGAAGTTGGCTGCCAGGAGCACGGTGGCTTCTTTCCTCCTCATCCCCGCTGGTGGCTCAACGCCACGAGAGCCGGAGTGGCCCGGGAATGCTCGCGGCTGATCATCCTGCCACGGAGTCAGCAGGAGTAAGTGCAGGCAAGCGCCAAACCCACGTCCTCAAACACCACCCTCTTCCTTCACAAGCCAGTTTCTTCCCCATGCAAGAAACCTCCGTTCCACAGCACGGCAGCCTCGAGGCTTTCCCTGCGCCTCTGCCTGCCTCCACCAGAAGCATGGAAGTGAAGATCCAAAAGCCCTGGGCCAGAGACAAGGCCAACAGAGGCTAGAGGACCAGCCAAGCATGTCGGCCATTCAAACCGTGCCAGCTTTGACCGCAGGCTGAGGAAGGACCAGCCTGGCCGCCACAGATGTACCACCCCATCCTCGCCTCTAGGGAAACCCTCCCACTCCTCCACCAAACCCAGCCAACTcctcaggaaagcagagctgacaGCCCACCCACCCCAGGATGTCCCCATCCTCACCAAGATGTTCCACGTGGTTTTCTTTTCTGGGGAGGTTTTGCTCAGACTCGccagtttctttcttcccccagaaCCACTCTCAAAGAAAGTCAGGAAGTCTCCCATCTGCTCTGAGCTTCAGCCCGAACCCAgggaaggcagagagaaggaaagaacatGTGTTCTGAAGTTAATATTGCATGCAGACACAGAGCAACAGGACAGTGATAGCAGGATTCTTATCCTGCACAGGCTGCTTCAGCGAGAAGCAGGCTCTGACAACATGCACAGCAGAGAGCCGAGGCACACCTACTGCCTGCCATCATGACCCGGAGGAGAAAAGGGATGGAGAATCATTACACAGTCATGAAATCTGTGAATGACTCTTTTTTACACAGAGCTTTAGATTTCAGCATGACGTGCAGAGATAGAATACATTAAAGGGATGGGCATAGGGCAACAAGAGAATGGAAAAATCACGATACAGAGACAGCTCTAGGAGGTCACTGGAGACAAAAGAACTTTTTGTCTGCTAACACAGTCCAGCTATGGTCCAGAGGGTCCATGAGGGGCTGTTATAATTGAATGGTCCTGTCCCTTGGAATTAAATTGAGTGTCTTTTGTGACAGAGGCTTCCCAGCCACAGAAATACACTCTATTTCCCCAAATCCTAACCAAGTGacctcccctccaaaaaaacccaaacaaaaagccaGACCTTGGCTTTCCAAGGCCAGGTTATAACCCCCAATGTGTACGACAGAGCTTAATGTACATTTTTGAAAGGCTCTGGTTCCCTCGTAGGACAAGAAAGGTCAGACAAATGGGTGGGGTTTCACACAGCCCCATCCACGGGACAGACGGACACATGTCGGTGGCTGGAGCTGTACCTGCGCGTGCTGTTCACCCGCTGGTTAACCTGGGTGGTGCTGTTGGACCTCCGGAGGTTGTTCATTGCCCGGGATCCCGCATCTTCCTGCGGGGGAGAGAGCTAAAATCAGCAGTGATGTTAAGGAGaagcacaggcaggcagagctgggatgcCTGGCCTAGGCAGGCTTCCCCCGTGAGTCAGGCATCCTAAAATAGCACTGCTGGTGGTGCGACCCTTCCACCCCCTTCAAAACAGCCCCGACACGATGTTTCCGATATCCCCGCAGCTGCCAACCTCTCCTTGAGGCAGAGTGCAATGACACCTCGCTCCCTCTGCGCTGCTGCTGAGCCAGCAGGAACGTGTTCATTTGTGTGAGCTCCCCAGCCAAGAAGGGCTGTGCTCGTTACCTGCCCTGGGAACGAGTGTGAACGAAGGCTGCCAAGATAGCAGGGATTACTCAGCAAAGAGCACAGAGACTCTCCACTACTGGATCTTAACAGAGCCCCGTAAGTACCTGGGGCTCATTCACTCTGCTGAAAAAACACTCACAGAAACCCCCGCTCAGCGAGACACCgagcccccagctcctgctgaccCCAGCAGGGATGGAGGGTGCTCGGCAAGGAGCAGGCTGGGCCTGAAAGCACCGCAGCATCCAGCAGAAGATACCAGGAACTCGGGAGTTTCCGGAAGGAAATCAGCACAGGGAAGTGAAGggcaaggaagggaaaagagtGAAGCCTGATGCTTCCCTGTTTGCTCTTCTGCATACATTAAAGCGCTGAGAAGAGACTTAACGAGCAGCCGATCATTGAGGACGATCAGATTTGGAGAGAGCGCATGGCACTGCAGCACCGAGAGCTGCAGCTCCAACTAGCACCTGGACCAGCCCAATTCTCCTCTCCCGAAGGCGGTGCGGCTGCTCTCCATAAACACGCAGCCTTGCTACACGCTTTCAGGGCAGGGGGAGCCAGGGCCCTCCCCAGTGAGACCTCCAGCCCCATACTGCGCTTCAAAGCTCAGCCTGCAGGATCAGCGCAGCCCAGCGTCAGGCAGACGGCAAAGCGGTCCTGCATCGAGGCATCCCACACGCTCGCCCGCGCACACGTGCCTCCCTGCCCCGAGCAGCAGGAGGGACGAAGGAGCTCTCCTGCCCAAGACTCACCAAAGTGTTCCTCTTCGGTTTGCCGTCGGCAGTGACCGAGACGGAGCGTGCCATGTGCTTGGCGGGAGAAGCGCTGCTGGGGCGCCGCGAGACCGGCGCGGGGAGACCCGTCAGGCTCAGATCCACGCCGCCGGAACCGGCGCCCTGGAAGGAGGAGCTGCTGCGGGTGCTCTTCATGCTCGAGCAGAACGAAGGGGTCCTGGAAGCACAGCGCAGACGGAGAAGTGAAGGCACGGAGAGCGCATCCAGCCTCATGCGTCAAGGAAACGACGTGCTCTGCTCCTAGCTGTCTCCTACAAATGCCGGCACACAGAGATGTAACTGTTTTCAAGCGGGACAAAACATCTTCCACCGTATTTCCACATACCAAATAACCCTGAACACAAGGCCTGGAGAGGCTCCAGGTGAACTCCTCACAGTGCCTGACACCAGCAGCCATCTCCTCACTGCTTTGACCGAACGCCCTGGCCGTCCCACATCCCGCTGCCCCATTTACAGACTGGGACGCTCGCTTCAAGGCCAGTGGGTGCCTAAGACAACGGAGAAAAGCCCCGCTCCCCACACCGGGCTCCTTCACTCCATACAGACCGTGGCTGACAGAGGGTCAGGCAAGCCCAGAACGGC
Encoded here:
- the CEP131 gene encoding centrosomal protein of 131 kDa isoform X2, whose amino-acid sequence is MRLDALSVPSLLRLRCASRTPSFCSSMKSTRSSSSFQGAGSGGVDLSLTGLPAPVSRRPSSASPAKHMARSVSVTADGKPKRNTLEDAGSRAMNNLRRSNSTTQVNQRVNSTRSSEQMGDFLTFFESGSGGRKKLASLSKTSPEKKTTWNILDDQPRAFPGHSGSRGVEPPAGMRRKEATVLLAANFTANNRSNKGAMGNCVTTMVHNNYSTTEKGPAPKSSNQAPSSLNNVVKATSNEDGESSSFVKSQKNFSSNNIMTRNNNSSLPRRKEVTEEEAERFIQQVNLAAVTIQRWYRRHSQRHRAAAAALGRLLASKREERQQQMEEGNILDLHERKDEERRKIREEKARLARHAAIQELHQKRAQKASDAKRLAEEELARVKESRRVAKKKPAKPASTRNVSPASSVAKANNAEANFHSVAAEPEESGLPDLGSVPLRDPGADDKLQDVSSRETGGEDVETVVTAVSRTQSKVTLNELLDTLRLLEEEPELLPPPKLFKKDRYAWVDGEASSNSLTADNLEKFGKLNHSPGVPEDGALLSEAKLQSIISFLDEMEKSEQERPRSAASATQREGLLLEEELAHLEQASAVATEVTGSIMRLKLEVEEKKRAISLLQTALAQQRELTVRHVKQTEKELSHQLRLQREQYEAAIQRHLAFIDQLIDDKKVLSEKCEAVVAELKQVDQKYGKKITQMQEQHELVWRTLGPFCEEIKKLKELMSATEKIRREKWIDEKTKKIKEITVKGLEPEIQKLIAKHRQDIRKLKMLHEAELLQSDERAAQRYGRQAEELRGLLEREKEEESQRERERARQRCEQQLEQEEQALQQQRRRLYAEVAEEKERLSQQAARQRAEVEELRRQLEASSSAVTRALKEEYAKEKEEQERRHQAEVKVLKDRLEMEKQAWEANYVKKEEAWLLSRERELREEVRKERDKEIELVIQRLEADMSSAKEECERAAENRIKRIRDKYEVELQELERSERKLQERCNELKGRLAELEGESIRLQGLLKHKEQEVEEIQKVRDQLAQERSSLAEVIRQEFADRLVGTEEENKRLKAEMAEMRARQRLELDRVVREKDKELEEVHRRVKTAVMRKEESVSSLRKQYEAAMQRADRLEALLEQQRKQLLATK
- the CEP131 gene encoding centrosomal protein of 131 kDa isoform X8, producing the protein MRLDALSVPSLLRLRCASRTPSFCSSMKSTRSSSSFQGAGSGGVDLSLTGLPAPVSRRPSSASPAKHMARSVSVTADGKPKRNTLEDAGSRAMNNLRRSNSTTQVNQRVNSTRSSEQMGDFLTFFESGSGGRKKLASLSKTSPEKKTTWNILDDQPRAFPGHSGSRGVEPPAGMRRKEATVLLAANFTANNRSNKGAMGNCVTTMVHNNYSTTEKGPAPKSSNQAPSSLNNVVKATSNEDGESSSFVKSQKNFSSNNIMTRNNNSSLPRRKEVTEEEAERFIQQVNLAAVTIQRWYRRHSQRHRAAAAALGRLLASKREERQQQMEEGNILDLHERKDEERRKIREEKARLARHAAIQELHQKRAQKASDAKRLAEEELARVKESRRVAKKKPAKPASTRNVSPASSVAKANNAEANFHSVAAEPEESGLPDLGSVPLRDPGADDKLQDVSSRETGGEDVETVVTAVSRTQSKVTLNELLDTLRLLEEEPELLPPPKLFKKDRYAWVDGQEASSNSLTADNLEKFGKLNHSPGVPEDGALLSEAKLQSIISFLDEMEKSEQERPRSAASATQREGLLLEEELAHLEQASAVATEVTGSIMRLKLEVEEKKRAISLLQTALAQQRELTVRHVKQTEKELSHQLRLQREQYEAAIQRHLAFIDQLIDDKKVLSEKCEAVVAELKQVDQKYGKKITQMQEQHELVWRTLGPFCEEIKKLKELMSATEKIRREKWIDEKTKKIKEITVKGLEPEIQKLIAKHRQDIRKLKMLHEAELLQSDERAAQRYGRQAEELRGLLEREKEEESQRERERARQRCEQQLEQEEQALQQQRRRLYAEVAEEKERLSQQAARQRAEVEELRRQLEASSSAVTRALKEEYAKEKEEQERRHQAEVKVLKDRLEMEKQAWEANYVKKEEAWLLSRERELREEVRKERDKEIELVIQRLEADMSSAKEECERAAENRIKRIRDKYEVELQELERSERKLQERCNELKGRLAELEGESIRLQGLLKHKEQEVEEIQKVRDQLAQERSSLAEVIRQEFADRLVGTEEENKRLKAEMAEMRARQRLELDRVVREKDKELEEVHRRLKRRKSGALRAVGKSPAMRQQPWA
- the CEP131 gene encoding centrosomal protein of 131 kDa isoform X7 codes for the protein MRLDALSVPSLLRLRCASRTPSFCSSMKSTRSSSSFQGAGSGGVDLSLTGLPAPVSRRPSSASPAKHMARSVSVTADGKPKRNTLEDAGSRAMNNLRRSNSTTQVNQRVNSTRSSEQMGDFLTFFESGSGGRKKLASLSKTSPEKKTTWNILDDQPRAFPGHSGSRGVEPPAGMRRKEATVLLAANFTANNRSNKGAMGNCVTTMVHNNYSTTEKGPAPKSSNQAPSSLNNVVKATSNEDGESSSFVKSQKNFSSNNIMTRNNNSSLPRRKEVTEEEAERFIQQVNLAAVTIQRWYRRHSQRHRAAAAALGRLLASKREERQQQMEEGNILDLHERKDEERRKIREEKARLARHAAIQELHQKRAQKASDAKRLAEEELARVKESRRVAKKKPAKPASTRNVSPASSVAKANNAEANFHSVAAEPEESGLPDLGSVPLRDPGADDKLQDVSSRETGGEDVETVVTAVSRTQSKVTLNELLDTLRLLEEEPELLPPPKLFKKDRYAWVDGEASSNSLTADNLEKFGKLNHSPGVPEDGALLSEAKLQSIISFLDEMEKSEQERPRSAASATQREGLLLEEELAHLEQASAVATEVTGSIMRLKLEVEEKKRAISLLQTALAQQRELTVRHVKQTEKELSHQLRLQREQYEAAIQRHLAFIDQLIDDKKVLSEKCEAVVAELKQVDQKYGKKITQMQEQHELEIKKLKELMSATEKIRREKWIDEKTKKIKEITVKGLEPEIQKLIAKHRQDIRKLKMLHEAELLQSDERAAQRYGRQAEELRGLLEREKEEESQRERERARQRCEQQLEQEEQALQQQRRRLYAEVAEEKERLSQQAARQRAEVEELRRQLEASSSAVTRALKEEYAKEKEEQERRHQAEVKVLKDRLEMEKQAWEANYVKKEEAWLLSRERELREEVRKERDKEIELVIQRLEADMSSAKEECERAAENRIKRIRDKYEVELQELERSERKLQERCNELKGRLAELEGESIRLQGLLKHKEQEVEEIQKVRDQLAQERSSLAEVIRQEFADRLVGTEEENKRLKAEMAEMRARQRLELDRVVREKDKELEEVHRRVKTAVMRKEESVSSLRKQYEAAMQRADRLEALLEQQRKQLLATK
- the CEP131 gene encoding centrosomal protein of 131 kDa isoform X9, encoding MRLDALSVPSLLRLRCASRTPSFCSSMKSTRSSSSFQGAGSGGVDLSLTGLPAPVSRRPSSASPAKHMARSVSVTADGKPKRNTLEDAGSRAMNNLRRSNSTTQVNQRVNSTRSSEQMGDFLTFFESGSGGRKKLASLSKTSPEKKTTWNILDDQPRAFPGHSGSRGVEPPAGMRRKEATVLLAANFTANNRSNKGAMGNCVTTMVHNNYSTTEKGPAPKSSNQAPSSLNNVVKATSNEDGESSSFVKSQKNFSSNNIMTRNNNSSLPRRKEVTEEEAERFIQQVNLAAVTIQRWYRRHSQRHRAAAAALGRLLASKREERQQQMEEGNILDLHERKDEERRKIREEKARLARHAAIQELHQKRAQKASDAKRLAEEELARVKESRRVAKKKPAKPASTRNVSPASSVAKANNAEANFHSVAAEPEESGLPDLGSVPLRDPGADDKLQDVSSRETGGEDVETVVTAVSRTQSKVTLNELLDTLRLLEEEPELLPPPKLFKKDRYAWVDGQEASSNSLTADNLEKFGKLNHSPGVPEDGALLSEAKLQSIISFLDEMEKSEQERPRSAASATQREGLLLEEELAHLEQASAVATEVTGSIMRLKLEVEEKKRAISLLQTALAQQRELTVRHVKQTEKELSHQLRLQREQYEAAIQRHLAFIDQLIDDKKVLSEKCEAVVAELKQVDQKYGKKITQMQEQHELVWRTLGPFCEEIKKLKELMSATEKIRREKWIDEKTKKIKEITVKGLEPEIQKLIAKHRQDIRKLKMLHEAELLQSDERAAQRYGRQAEELRGLLEREKEEESQRERERARQRCEQQLEQEEQALQQQRRRLYAEVAEEKERLSQQAARQRAEVEELRRQLEASSSAVTRALKEEYAKEKEEQERRHQAEVKVLKDRLEMEKQAWEANYVKKEEAWLLSRERELREEVRKERDKEIELVIQRLEADMSSAKEECERAAENRIKRIRDKYEVELQELERSERKLQERCNELKGRLAELEGESIRLQGLLKHKEQEVEEIQKVRDQLAQERSSLAEVIRQEFADRLVGTEEENKRLKAEMAEMRARQRLELDRVVREKDKELEEVHRR
- the CEP131 gene encoding centrosomal protein of 131 kDa isoform X3, translated to MRLDALSVPSLLRLRCASRTPSFCSSMKSTRSSSSFQGAGSGGVDLSLTGLPAPVSRRPSSASPAKHMARSVSVTADGKPKRNTLEDAGSRAMNNLRRSNSTTQVNQRVNSTRSSEQMGDFLTFFESGSGGRKKLASLSKTSPEKKTTWNILDDQPRAFPGHSGSRGVEPPAGMRRKEATVLLAANFTANNRSNKGAMGNCVTTMVHNNYSTTEKGPAPKSSNQAPSSLNNVVKATSNEDGESSSFVKSQKNFSSNNIMTRNNNSSLPRRKEVTEEEAERFIQQVNLAAVTIQRWYRRHSQRHRAAAAALGRLLASKREERQQQMEEGNILDLHERKDEERRKIREEKARLARHAAIQELHQKRAQKASDAKRLAEEELARVKESRRVAKKKPAKPASTRNVSPASSVAKANNAEANFHSVAAEPEESGLPDLGSVPLRDPGADDKLQDVSSRETGGEDVETVVTAVSRTQSKVTLNELLDTLRLLEEEPELLPPPKLFKKDRYAWVDGQEASSNSLTADNLEKFGKLNHSPGVPEDGALLSEAKLQSIISFLDEMEKSEQERPRSAASATQREGLLLEEELAHLEQASAVATEVTGSIMRLKLEVEEKKRAISLLQTALAQQRELTVRHVKQTEKELSHQLRLQREQYEAAIQRHLAFIDQLIDDKKVLSEKCEAVVAELKQVDQKYGKKITQMQEQHELVWRTLGPFCEEIKKLKELMSATEKIRREKWIDEKTKKIKEITVKGLEPEIQKLIAKHRQDIRKLKMLHEAELLQSDERAAQRYGRQAEELRGLLEREKEEESQRERERARQRCEQQLEQEEQALQQQRRRLYAEVAEEKERLSQQAARQRAEVEELRRQLEASSSAVTRALKEEYAKEKEEQERRHQAEVKVLKDRLEMEKQAWEANYVKKEEAWLLSRERELREEVRKERDKEIELVIQRLEADMSSAKEECERAAENRIKRIRDKYEVELQELERSERKLQERCNELKGRLAELEGESIRLQGLLKHKEQEVEEIQKVRDQLAQERSSLAEVIRQEFADRLVGTEEENKRLKAEMAEMRARQRLELDRVVREKDKELEEVHRSMAKVETQEVWCSESRGEESSHEAATVGLRNGKKLKIPSLWSC
- the CEP131 gene encoding centrosomal protein of 131 kDa isoform X6, which gives rise to MRLDALSVPSLLRLRCASRTPSFCSSMKSTRSSSSFQGAGSGGVDLSLTGLPAPVSRRPSSASPAKHMARSVSVTADGKPKRNTLEDAGSRAMNNLRRSNSTTQVNQRVNSTRSSEQMGDFLTFFESGSGGRKKLASLSKTSPEKKTTWNILDDQPRAFPGHSGSRGVEPPAGMRRKEATVLLAANFTANNRSNKGAMGNCVTTMVHNNYSTTEKGPAPKSSNQAPSSLNNVVKATSNEDGESSSFVKSQKNFSSNNIMTRNNNSSLPRRKEVTEEEAERFIQQVNLAAVTIQRWYRRHSQRHRAAAAALGRLLASKREERQQQMEEGNILDLHERKDEERRKIREEKARLARHAAIQELHQKRAQKASDAKRLAEEELARVKESRRVAKKKPAKPASTRNVSPASSVAKANNAEANFHSVAAEPEESGLPDLGSVPLRDPGADDKLQDVSSRETGGEDVETVVTAVSRTQSKVTLNELLDTLRLLEEEPELLPPPKLFKKDRYAWVDGQEASSNSLTADNLEKFGKLNHSPGVPEDGALLSEAKLQSIISFLDEMEKSEQERPRSAASATQREGLLLEEELAHLEQASAVATEVTGSIMRLKLEVEEKKRAISLLQTALAQQRELTVRHVKQTEKELSHQLRLQREQYEAAIQRHLAFIDQLIDDKKVLSEKCEAVVAELKQVDQKYGKKITQMQEQHELEIKKLKELMSATEKIRREKWIDEKTKKIKEITVKGLEPEIQKLIAKHRQDIRKLKMLHEAELLQSDERAAQRYGRQAEELRGLLEREKEEESQRERERARQRCEQQLEQEEQALQQQRRRLYAEVAEEKERLSQQAARQRAEVEELRRQLEASSSAVTRALKEEYAKEKEEQERRHQAEVKVLKDRLEMEKQAWEANYVKKEEAWLLSRERELREEVRKERDKEIELVIQRLEADMSSAKEECERAAENRIKRIRDKYEVELQELERSERKLQERCNELKGRLAELEGESIRLQGLLKHKEQEVEEIQKVRDQLAQERSSLAEVIRQEFADRLVGTEEENKRLKAEMAEMRARQRLELDRVVREKDKELEEVHRRVKTAVMRKEESVSSLRKQYEAAMQRADRLEALLEQQRKQLLATK